One Sphingobacteriales bacterium genomic region harbors:
- a CDS encoding XTP/dITP diphosphatase translates to MKIIIATKNQHKIEEIRQEWKGLGIELLSMADYPDLPEVVEDGKTFHENSLKKAKEIFEFTGIPALADDSGLEVDYLHGAPGIYSARFSGMEADYKKNNLKLLSLLSGVPFEKRTARFRCVLTLYHPDFIKIAEGVVHGHILDEMRGNLGFGYDPLFLPDGYEQSMAELSPDEKNKISHRGIAVRKMKTIIENLRNCK, encoded by the coding sequence ATGAAAATTATCATTGCCACAAAAAATCAGCATAAGATTGAAGAAATCCGTCAGGAGTGGAAAGGCCTCGGTATTGAGCTATTATCAATGGCCGATTATCCTGATTTGCCTGAAGTAGTGGAAGATGGCAAAACTTTTCATGAAAATTCATTAAAGAAAGCAAAGGAAATATTTGAATTTACAGGTATTCCTGCCCTGGCAGACGACAGCGGATTAGAAGTGGATTATCTCCATGGCGCACCGGGCATTTATTCAGCCCGATTTTCAGGGATGGAAGCAGATTACAAAAAAAACAATTTGAAATTGCTTAGCCTGCTTTCCGGTGTTCCGTTTGAAAAAAGAACTGCCCGCTTTCGTTGTGTACTGACACTTTATCATCCTGATTTTATCAAAATTGCTGAAGGAGTTGTGCATGGACATATCCTCGATGAAATGAGAGGTAATTTGGGATTTGGCTATGATCCTTTGTTCCTCCCGGATGGCTATGAGCAAAGTATGGCCGAGCTTTCTCCTGATGAAAAAAACAAAATCAGCCACAGGGGAATTGCCGTAAGAAAGATGAAAACAATTATTGAAAATCTTCGAAACTGCAAATGA
- a CDS encoding sulfatase-like hydrolase/transferase: MMKTFLILMPLTVFFLISCQKKTGQESSTRKPNFIVIVFDDLDFDEVNFYNMDYSPCYYSARKNKIKNAVKSAWEKTGFFMPNIDKLAGNGAVFTRFYANSSVCTPVRYALLTGRQAYESPFISMQTPNGEPAFIRWNSFISPDERTIVDDLHDRNYVAAFIGKWHNGANFKPILIPYSPEDFNDSLKYQRIRKDYAYIQKFLTDSLRWDYADRIFYDNPAILNLEWMTEGVIRFLDSYKDKPFFLYLPLPFPHAQYYDFKNWDPLMTPAGILEKAPESGHSYPEAKRKNKLHFLPDAFSMATYIDDFIGVILNKLKEYGIDENTMIIFTSDQQTRGKYTCYETCRVPTFIYYPPLIKPKTKIHELCLITDIYPTVLSLIDKKEVSIPGSDSRSLIALLSPKKNSGKIPWRQEIYLEISYSKAIVTKDYKYIANRPPLTAMEKMKADEQRSKNSGTRRKIGWDGMVWGWNGLVYNLDLDFPAYFDADQLFDLNRDVFEQRNLAYLPEYQNVVNEMKLRLKNKMSNYPFKFGEFSEEKRTLP, encoded by the coding sequence ATGATGAAAACCTTTTTGATCCTGATGCCGCTAACCGTGTTTTTTCTTATTTCCTGCCAGAAAAAAACCGGGCAGGAGTCATCCACAAGAAAACCAAACTTTATTGTTATTGTCTTCGATGATCTTGATTTTGATGAAGTTAACTTTTATAACATGGACTATTCACCCTGTTATTATTCAGCACGAAAGAACAAAATAAAAAATGCAGTAAAATCAGCATGGGAAAAAACCGGTTTTTTCATGCCTAATATTGATAAACTTGCCGGAAACGGGGCTGTATTTACAAGATTTTATGCCAATTCTTCCGTATGTACGCCTGTCAGATATGCCCTGCTCACAGGCCGTCAGGCGTATGAAAGTCCTTTTATTTCAATGCAAACCCCTAATGGCGAACCTGCCTTTATTCGATGGAATTCCTTTATTTCTCCGGATGAAAGAACCATTGTCGATGATCTGCACGACAGGAATTATGTGGCGGCATTTATCGGGAAATGGCATAACGGTGCCAACTTTAAGCCAATTCTAATCCCTTACTCACCAGAGGATTTTAACGATAGTCTGAAATATCAGAGAATCAGAAAAGACTATGCCTACATACAGAAATTCTTAACCGACAGCCTCAGATGGGATTATGCCGACAGAATTTTTTATGACAATCCTGCCATCCTCAACCTCGAATGGATGACAGAAGGAGTCATTCGATTTCTTGATAGTTATAAGGATAAGCCATTTTTCCTTTATCTCCCTTTGCCTTTTCCGCATGCTCAATATTATGACTTTAAAAACTGGGACCCGCTGATGACACCTGCCGGCATTCTGGAAAAAGCTCCCGAAAGCGGACATTCCTATCCGGAAGCAAAAAGAAAAAACAAGCTTCATTTTTTACCCGATGCATTCAGCATGGCCACTTATATTGATGATTTCATCGGGGTCATTCTGAACAAACTGAAAGAATACGGAATTGATGAAAATACTATGATTATTTTTACATCAGATCAGCAGACAAGGGGAAAATATACCTGCTACGAAACCTGCAGGGTTCCTACCTTTATTTATTACCCTCCGCTGATAAAACCCAAAACCAAAATTCATGAACTTTGCCTGATAACGGATATTTATCCCACAGTCCTGAGCCTGATTGACAAAAAAGAAGTTTCAATTCCCGGCTCAGACAGCAGAAGTCTGATAGCGCTTCTCTCACCCAAAAAAAATTCGGGTAAAATTCCCTGGCGGCAGGAAATTTATCTTGAAATATCGTATTCGAAAGCCATTGTTACAAAAGATTATAAATATATCGCCAACAGGCCTCCTCTGACTGCTATGGAAAAGATGAAAGCAGATGAACAAAGAAGTAAAAATAGTGGTACAAGGAGAAAAATCGGCTGGGATGGAATGGTCTGGGGATGGAATGGTCTGGTTTATAATTTAGACCTTGACTTCCCGGCTTATTTTGATGCAGATCAGTTATTTGACCTTAACAGGGATGTTTTTGAACAGAGAAATCTCGCCTATCTCCCTGAATATCAAAATGTAGTTAATGAAATGAAATTGAGGTTGAAAAACAAAATGAGCAATTATCCATTTAAGTTTGGAGAGTTCAGCGAGGAAAAGAGGACACTCCCTTGA